A part of Terriglobia bacterium genomic DNA contains:
- a CDS encoding DNA cytosine methyltransferase, with amino-acid sequence MATSLGKRSKRGRGAVNLTCLEVCAGGGGQAIGLQDAGFDHVGLVEIDGHSCATLRLNRPRWNVINEDLRLFDGGLYKGIDLLSGGLPCPPFSVAGKQLGREDERNLFPAMIRLIDQIRPRAVMVENVRGFLDAVFHDYRRYVAGELIRLGYEPGWKLMNASDFGVPQLRPRVVFAAVRRDLAAHFVWPKPAEAGARTVGESLYDLMAENGWRGAKGWAEQANEIAPTIVGGSHKHGGPDLGPTRARKAWATLGVDGLGIADKAPDPSFVGMPRLTVRMVARLQGFTDDWRFSGGKTAAYRQVGNAFPPPFARAVAESVKRCLTVSRLVRFG; translated from the coding sequence TTGGCGACCTCGTTAGGAAAGCGGTCAAAGCGAGGTAGGGGAGCAGTCAACCTCACGTGTCTTGAGGTTTGCGCGGGCGGCGGCGGCCAAGCCATCGGGTTGCAAGACGCTGGCTTCGACCACGTTGGATTGGTCGAGATAGACGGTCACTCCTGTGCGACGCTTCGCCTGAATCGTCCGCGGTGGAACGTTATCAACGAAGACCTAAGACTCTTTGACGGAGGTCTGTACAAGGGCATCGATCTCCTTTCTGGCGGACTTCCGTGCCCCCCATTTTCCGTGGCTGGCAAGCAACTCGGCAGAGAGGATGAGCGGAATCTGTTTCCCGCAATGATCCGGCTGATCGACCAAATCAGGCCTCGAGCTGTCATGGTTGAGAACGTCCGTGGTTTCTTAGACGCAGTGTTCCACGACTACAGGCGTTATGTCGCGGGAGAGTTGATTAGGCTGGGGTACGAGCCTGGATGGAAGCTCATGAACGCTTCTGATTTTGGCGTTCCGCAGTTGCGTCCGAGAGTCGTGTTCGCAGCTGTACGGAGAGATTTGGCGGCGCACTTCGTCTGGCCAAAGCCAGCGGAGGCTGGCGCGCGGACCGTTGGCGAATCATTGTACGACTTGATGGCAGAGAATGGCTGGAGAGGCGCCAAAGGTTGGGCCGAGCAAGCGAACGAGATCGCACCCACGATCGTTGGCGGTTCTCACAAGCACGGTGGCCCCGACCTCGGCCCTACTCGAGCGCGAAAAGCGTGGGCTACTCTCGGAGTAGACGGACTCGGAATCGCAGACAAGGCTCCGGATCCTAGTTTTGTGGGAATGCCCAGGCTCACTGTTCGCATGGTCGCGAGGCTGCAGGGCTTCACCGACGACTGGCGTTTCAGCGGAGGGAAAACGGCAGCTTATAGGCAGGTCGGGAACGCCTTTCCGCCTCCCTTTGCGAGAGCGGTAGCCGAGAGCGTCAAGAGGTGTCTCACTGTTTCCCGTCTGGTGAGGTTCGGTTGA